Proteins from a genomic interval of Harpia harpyja isolate bHarHar1 chromosome 9, bHarHar1 primary haplotype, whole genome shotgun sequence:
- the CREB3L4 gene encoding cyclic AMP-responsive element-binding protein 3-like protein 4 has protein sequence MEPEAPDAGIFPDNVFPDPPFSSSEQSFKGWMLPKDGGSKAEELLQPTVNPDTVCGLSGRLRSPGSCSSQDANPEPPQAAKPPTATLYEVVCDLSTPQHGSVISIQLDDWLYPTLLPGSCIINNLPAVSLPTPLPAPSPTLSLTEEEKRLLAQEGVTLPSTLPLTQAEEQILKKVRRKIRNKQSAQDSRRRKKEYLDGLESRAAACSAQNQALRKKVQELEKHNGSLLRQLQALIKQTSNKAAQTSTCVLILLLSLGLILFPSYSPFCRGLGGNQDSDRPTGVISRNILTRGEPLGLAREAPFPVPGWLRVEEPGPAAAEEDGAEGGHGDRRPPPSREPSTNSSSQAPPGMHRQQNRDMGMKCDRQWRTAPALGPWEPPWGGSSNGGDIQPSPDVGVCPPPPAALCATE, from the exons ATGGAGCCAGAAGCACCGGATGCCGGAATCTTCCCGGATAACGTCTTCCCTGATCCCCCCTTCTCCAGCTCGGAGCAGTCCTTCAAGGGCTGGATGCTCCCCAAGGATGGT GGGAGCAAAGccgaggagctgctgcagccgaCAGTGAACCCCGACACCGTCTGCGGCCTGAGCGGCCGCCTCAGGTCCCCAGGCAGCTGCAGTTCCCAGGATGCCAACCCGGAGCCCCCCCAGGCTGCCAAGCCCCCCACTGCCACCCTCTATGAGGTGGTCTGTGACCTCAGCACCCCCCAGCATGGCAGCGTCATCTCCATCCAGCTGG ATGACTGGCTGTACCCCACGCTGCTCCCCGGCTCCTGCATCATCAACAACCTGCCTGCTGTGTCTCTGCCCactcccctgcctgcacccagccccacg CTGAGCCTGACAGAGGAGGAGAAGCGGCTGCTGGCGCAGGAGGGGGTGAcgctgcccagcaccctgcccctcACCCAG gctgagGAGCAGATCCTGAAGAAGGTGAGGAGAAAGATCCGGAACAAGCAGTCGGCCCAGGACAGCCGGCGGAGGAAGAAGGAGTACCTGGATGGGCTGGAGAGCAG GGCAGCCGCATGCTCAGCCCAGAACCAGGCGCTGCGGAAGAAAGTCCAGGAGCTGGAGAAACACAACGG GTCCCTGCTGCGGCAGCTACAGGCGCTGATCAAGCAAACATCCAACAAGGCTGCCCAGACCAGCACCTGCGTCCTG atcctgctcctctccctgggaCTCATACTCTTCCCCAGCTACAGCCCCTTCTGCCGGGGCCTGGGGGGCAACCAAGACAGTGACAGGCCCACCGGAG TGATTTCCAGGAACATCCTGACCCGGGGGGAGCCACTGGGACTGGCCAGAGAAGCCCCATTCCCTGTGCCAGGGTGGCTGAGGGTGGAAGAGCCAggacctgcagctgcagaggaagatgGAGCTGAgggggggcatggggacaggaggcccccccccagcagggagCCAAGCACCAACTCCTCAAGCCAGGCCCCCCCGGGGATGCACAGACAGCAAAACAGGGACATGGGGATGAAATGTGACAGGCAGTGGAGAACAGCCCCAGCTTTGGGGCCCTGGGAGCCACCCTGGGGTGGGAGCAGCAATGGGGGGGACATCCAGCCCAGCCCGGATGTGGGggtgtgccccccacccccagcagctctgtgtgCCACTGAATAA
- the RPS27 gene encoding 40S ribosomal protein S27: MPLAKDLLHPSPEEEKRKHKKKRLVQSPNSYFMDVKCPGCYKITTVFSHAQTVVLCVGCSTVLCQPTGGKARLTEGCSFRRKQH, translated from the exons ATGCCT CTGGCGAAGGACTTGCTGCACCCTTCCccggaggaggagaagaggaaacaCAAGAAGAAGCGGCTGGTGCAGAGCCCCAACTCCTACTTCATGGACGTTAAGTGCCCGG GTTGTTACAAGATCACTACGGTGTTTAGCCACGCTCAGACAGTGGTTTTGTGCGTGGGCTGCTCGACCGTGCTGTGCCAACCCACGGGGGGCAAGGCGAGGCTGACAGAAG GCTGCTCTTTCAGACGAAAGCAGCATTAA
- the JTB gene encoding protein JTB gives MGPRDPTGPRCYALYAVLGALVCGLWPAAMAASDERRSASPVAATPCWRVEDFVVAQECTRCSSFQAKTIAECSPTGFIEKISCATSKRDEFKSCRSAVMEAHVFWRFVGTMMCVATIFAVLVVCRQRVLDRKALEKVRKQIESI, from the exons ATGGGGCCACGTGACCCTACCGGGCCGCGCTGCTACGCCCTTTACGCCGTCCTGGGTGCCCTGGTGTGCGGTCTGTG GCCGGCGGCGATGGCGGCGAGCGATGAGAGGCGTTCGG CGAGCCCGGTGGCGGCCACTCCGTGCTGGCGGGTGGAGGACTTCGTGGTGGCCCAGGAGTGCACCCGCTGCTCCAGCTTCCAGGCG AAGACTATAGCGGAGTGCAGCCCCACCGGCTTCATTGAGAAAATTAGCTGTGCCACCTCCAAGAGGGACGAATTCAAGAG CTGTCGTTCGGCAGTGATGGAGGCGCACGTTTTCTGGAGATTCGTCGGCACCATGATGTGCGTTGCCACCATCTTTGCGGTGCTTGTGGTGTGTCGCCAGCGCGTGCTGGACAGGAAGGCCCTGGAGAAGGTCCGCAAGCAGATTGAGTCCATTTAG
- the RAB13 gene encoding ras-related protein Rab-13, translating into MAKAYDHLFKLLLIGDSGVGKTCLIIRFAEDNFTSTYISTIGIDFKIRTVDIDGKKIKLQVWDTAGQERFKTITTAYYRGAVGIILVYDITDEKSFENIQNWMKSIKENASAGVERLLIGNKCDMEGKRKVQRDEAEKLAKEHGIRFFETSAKSSVNVEEAFSTLARDILQKSSRKAAPSSSRPLLEPGPPRKAGGKCSLA; encoded by the exons aTGGCCAAGGCCTACGACCACCTCTTCAAGCTGCTGCTGATCGGGGACAGCGGCGTGGGCAAGACCTGCCTCATCATCCGCTTCGCCGAGGACAACTTCACCAGCACCTACATCTCCACCATTG GGATCGACTTCAAAATCCGGACAGTGGACATCGATGGGAAGAAGATCAAGCTGCAGGTCTG GGACACGGCGGGACAAGAGCGCTTCAAAACCATCACAACAGCCTATTACCGCGGAGCCGTG GGCATCATCCTCGTGTACGACATCACTGATGAGAAATCCTTCGAGAATATCCAAAATTGGATGAAAAGCATCAAGGAG aacGCCTCTGCCGGGGTTGAGCGTCTCCTCATTGGCAACAAGTGTGACATGGAGGGCAAGCGCAAAGTGCAGCGGGACGAGGCCGAGAAG CTGGCGAAGGAGCACGGGATCCGCTTCTTCGAGACCAGTGCCAAGTCCAGCGTAAACGTGGAAGAG GCCTTCAGCACACTGGCGCGGGACATCCTGCAGAAATCCTCCCGGAAAGCG gcccccagcagcagcaggcccCTGCTGGAGCCTGGCCCCCCGAGGAAGGCTGGGGGTAAATGCTCCCTGGCGTAG
- the SLC39A1 gene encoding zinc transporter ZIP1 — MAVENGIGTGTGTGTGMEVLAWSPGMAPRSPSGLEAKLGSLVLLLLLPLACGLAPLCCFRQPPSSTDARSPVLSLVSCFAGGVFLATCLLDLLPDYLASISAALEGLRVTLQFPLPEFILAMGFFLVLVLEQVALAQREASSILEETRALLPTGSIQTLSPQPPVPGTRSAIRAGLLVLALALHAVLEGLALGLQEAEGAVLRVCLALLLHKCAVAFSLALKLLRGCLRPPAVVACLMLFAMMSPLGVGLGTAVAAGAGPRQRLCRGVLEGLAAGTFLYITFLEILPQELGVPQHRIPKVILLLAGFALVTAILFIKI, encoded by the exons ATGGCGGTGGAAAACGGGATCGgaaccgggaccgggaccgggaccgggatgGAGGTGCTGGCCTGGAGTCCCGGGATGGCTCCGCGGTCCCCGTCCGGGCTGGAGGCGAAGTTGGGCTCgttggtgctgctgctgctgttgccccTTGCCTGCGGCCTTGCCCCGCTCTGCTGCTTCCGACAGCCCCCCAGCTCCACCG ATGCCCGCAGCCCGGTGCTCAGCCTGGTCAGCTGCTTCGCCGGCGGTGTCTTCCTGGCCACCTGCCTGCTCGACCTCCTGCCCGACTACCTGGCCAGCATCAGCGCGGCGCTGGAGGGGCTGCGCGTCACA ctgcagttccCCTTGCCGGAGTTCATCCTGGCCATGGGCTTCTtcctggtgctggtgctggagcaGGTCGCGTTGGCGCAGCGGGAAGCATCGTCCATCCTGGAGGAGACGCGGGCGTTGCTTCCCACCGGTTCCATCCAAACCCTTTCACCGCAGCCTCCGGTTCCCGGCACCCGGAGCGCCATCCGTGCTGGGCTGTTGGTGTTGGCGTTGGCGTTGCACGCCGTGCTGGAGGGGCTGGCGCTGGGGttgcaggaggcagagggggCCGTGCTGCGCGTCTGCCTGGCGCTGCTGCTGCACAAATGCGCGGTGGCCTTCAGCTTGGCGCTAAAATTGTTACGGGGTTGTCTGCGCCCGCCGGCCGTGGTTGCTTGTTTGATGCTCTTCGCCATGATGTCACCTTTGGGTGTGGGGTTGGGGACAGCGGTAGCAGCGGGCGCGGGACCACGGCAGCGGTTGTGCCGAGGGGTGCTGGAGGGGTTGGCAGCCGGGACCTTCCTTTATATCACTTTTTTGGAGATTTTGCCCCAGGAGCTGGGGGTCCCCCAACATCGCATCCCCAAGGTCATCCTGCTCCTCGCTGGCTTCGCCCTCGTCACCGCCATCCTCTTCATCAAGATCTGA